The following proteins are encoded in a genomic region of Paraburkholderia flagellata:
- a CDS encoding GntR family transcriptional regulator, which yields MKSISTPQKTRAQTQPAVRDRDIDMNVARVSDTLEEEIVLGVLHPRERLVEDELCERFALKRHVARLVLAELEQRGLIERRKNVGALVKSYSPREVMELYSVREILETNAAQRIALPVAPEQLAELVEIQKAHDTAAQAGNLRDVFRANMDFHHALFALSDNQALTEAIREYERRTHPIRSASLLFPHYLEKARTEHHAMLEALAGEDQLKLVELCREHLVPARDAYLEAYHRRNAATVGAKEKQ from the coding sequence ATGAAAAGCATCTCTACTCCCCAGAAAACCCGTGCGCAAACGCAGCCTGCCGTGCGCGACCGCGATATCGACATGAACGTTGCGCGCGTCTCCGACACGCTCGAAGAGGAGATCGTGCTTGGCGTGCTGCATCCGCGCGAACGGCTCGTGGAAGACGAACTGTGCGAGCGCTTCGCGCTCAAGCGCCACGTAGCGCGCCTCGTGCTCGCCGAGCTCGAGCAGCGCGGTCTCATCGAACGCCGCAAGAACGTGGGCGCGCTCGTGAAGTCGTACTCGCCGCGCGAAGTGATGGAGCTGTATTCGGTTCGCGAAATACTCGAGACGAATGCGGCGCAACGCATCGCGCTGCCAGTCGCGCCTGAGCAACTGGCCGAGCTTGTCGAAATCCAGAAGGCGCACGATACGGCCGCGCAAGCCGGCAACCTCCGCGACGTGTTCCGCGCGAATATGGATTTTCACCACGCACTGTTTGCGCTTTCCGACAATCAGGCGCTGACCGAGGCGATTCGCGAGTACGAGCGGCGCACGCATCCCATTCGTTCGGCGTCGCTGCTATTTCCGCACTACCTCGAAAAGGCGCGTACCGAGCACCACGCGATGCTCGAAGCGCTCGCAGGCGAGGACCAGCTCAAACTAGTCGAGCTGTGCCGTGAGCATCTGGTCCCCGCGCGCGACGCTTACCTCGAGGCCTATCACCGCCGCAACGCCGCAACCGTCGGCGCGAAAGAGAAGCAATAG
- a CDS encoding NAD-dependent epimerase/dehydratase family protein has protein sequence MKRVLITGSAGHIGRVLREGLKSRYPLIRLADIAAQAPAQAGEEIVKVDITDPAQLAHAMEGIDCVVHLAGIADEDTWERIHRMNIEGCYNVFEAARVAGVKRVIFASSNHAVGFHRRDRMIDDQVTPRPDSRYGVSKVFGEAVGRLYADKYGLSVACLRIGSFRPDDKPTAPRHLYTWISHRDTVQLVQRAIDHPDYHFVVAYGVSNNARNRWDNSNARLLGYRPQDDAERYASEIVSTGAQEDEREALFHGGFGCLVEFAGTVEEID, from the coding sequence ATGAAGCGAGTGTTGATTACCGGATCGGCCGGGCACATCGGCCGCGTGTTGCGAGAGGGACTGAAGAGCCGCTACCCGCTCATCAGGCTTGCCGACATCGCGGCACAAGCGCCCGCGCAAGCCGGCGAGGAAATCGTGAAGGTTGACATTACCGACCCGGCTCAGCTCGCGCATGCGATGGAAGGCATCGACTGTGTCGTTCACCTCGCCGGTATCGCCGATGAAGACACGTGGGAGCGTATCCACCGGATGAACATCGAAGGCTGCTACAACGTCTTCGAAGCGGCCCGCGTTGCCGGCGTGAAGCGCGTCATCTTTGCAAGCTCGAATCACGCAGTGGGGTTTCACCGCCGCGACCGCATGATCGACGATCAGGTCACACCCCGGCCCGACAGCCGGTACGGCGTCTCGAAGGTTTTCGGCGAGGCGGTCGGGCGACTCTATGCCGACAAGTACGGGCTTTCGGTCGCCTGCCTGCGTATTGGGTCATTCCGCCCAGACGACAAACCCACCGCGCCGCGCCACCTCTACACCTGGATCAGTCATCGCGACACGGTCCAGCTTGTGCAGCGCGCAATCGACCACCCGGACTATCACTTCGTTGTCGCCTACGGTGTCTCCAACAATGCGCGCAATCGTTGGGACAACTCGAACGCGCGCCTGCTTGGCTACCGGCCTCAGGACGATGCAGAGCGCTATGCAAGCGAGATCGTCTCGACAGGCGCGCAGGAAGATGAGCGCGAAGCGCTCTTCCATGGCGGCTTCGGCTGTCTCGTGGAATTCGCCGGCACGGTAGAAGAGATCGACTGA
- a CDS encoding lactonase family protein — protein sequence MLENCIALVSNSEDADISTYGFGASAPTLRAGERHRVGAHVMPLAISADRQTVFAATRGAAPSLVKCTLDTLAGRLTTDYRVAIDASLVALAVDRTGRFLFGAAYGSHEVVVYSVARLDRGDPKPVQTLRGVRNAHSVVVTDDNRFAYVTSLANDEILCCSINENTAQPLGMIETVTLDRGFGPRHMRLSPDGNWLYVLSEFRATVAVFRRVGDSGKLMLHSVSARPHALAHMFDGFVRPPATDPQPDPAALTSLIWAADIHVRPDGQFVYISERTTNRIFALHVTPNGALEQAGAFETEAQPRGFSIDPSGRFLLVCGERSTQVSLYGIDAKSGALTPHSRTRGGSGANWVEIVRCD from the coding sequence ATGCTGGAAAACTGCATCGCACTAGTCTCGAACTCCGAAGACGCCGACATTTCGACCTATGGGTTCGGCGCTTCAGCACCCACCTTGCGCGCGGGCGAACGGCATCGGGTCGGCGCGCACGTCATGCCGCTCGCGATCAGCGCCGACCGGCAAACCGTTTTCGCGGCCACGCGCGGCGCCGCGCCATCGCTCGTGAAATGCACGCTCGACACGCTCGCCGGCCGTCTTACGACGGACTATCGGGTTGCAATCGATGCGAGTCTCGTTGCGCTCGCGGTCGATCGCACAGGCCGCTTCCTGTTCGGCGCGGCATACGGCAGCCATGAAGTCGTTGTGTATAGCGTCGCACGCCTCGATCGCGGCGATCCAAAGCCAGTGCAAACGCTGCGCGGCGTGCGCAATGCACACTCGGTGGTCGTGACGGACGATAATCGCTTCGCCTATGTCACGTCGCTGGCAAACGACGAAATCCTGTGCTGTTCGATCAACGAGAACACGGCACAACCGCTTGGCATGATCGAGACGGTAACGCTCGACCGAGGCTTCGGCCCGCGTCATATGCGTCTTTCGCCGGACGGTAATTGGCTCTACGTCCTGAGCGAATTTCGTGCGACCGTCGCCGTGTTTCGACGCGTTGGCGATAGCGGAAAGCTGATGCTTCACAGTGTATCTGCGCGACCCCATGCACTTGCGCACATGTTCGATGGCTTTGTGCGCCCGCCAGCTACCGATCCCCAACCCGATCCCGCGGCTCTCACGTCGCTGATCTGGGCCGCCGACATTCACGTACGCCCCGACGGACAATTCGTCTACATTTCGGAGCGCACGACTAACCGAATTTTCGCTTTGCATGTCACGCCCAACGGAGCACTCGAGCAAGCTGGCGCCTTCGAAACGGAGGCACAACCTCGTGGTTTCTCCATCGACCCTTCCGGCCGCTTTCTTCTTGTATGCGGAGAAAGATCCACGCAAGTCTCTCTTTACGGGATCGATGCGAAGTCTGGCGCGCTGACACCGCACTCACGCACTCGCGGAGGCAGCGGCGCGAATTGGGTTGAGATCGTGCGTTGCGACTAG
- a CDS encoding winged helix-turn-helix transcriptional regulator has translation MRYATETHCHDTYLADSNPRQKADALARALIEQIADKWTILVIDALGTRGKMRFSELRDGISGISPKMLTKTLRQLERTGLLTRYVHPVIPPHVDYTLTPLGRSLLEKICGMWDWVETHMEELEQARQRFAS, from the coding sequence TTGCGATACGCCACGGAAACACATTGCCACGACACGTATCTCGCGGATAGCAATCCCCGGCAGAAAGCCGACGCTCTCGCGCGGGCGCTGATCGAACAGATTGCCGACAAGTGGACCATTCTTGTGATCGACGCACTGGGCACGCGCGGCAAGATGCGCTTTTCAGAGCTACGCGACGGGATTTCCGGGATCAGCCCGAAAATGCTGACGAAAACGTTGCGCCAACTCGAGCGTACCGGCCTCCTTACACGCTACGTTCATCCGGTCATACCGCCACACGTCGACTACACGCTAACTCCGCTTGGCCGGAGCCTCCTGGAGAAGATCTGCGGAATGTGGGACTGGGTCGAAACGCACATGGAAGAGCTCGAGCAGGCGCGGCAACGATTCGCATCGTAG
- a CDS encoding DUF3300 domain-containing protein has product MKLPKRIVLFLVSPCIAYGVVGHAFADQDNPAPMSSSTALQRSPDELQQLVAPIALYPDTLVAQILAAATHLAEVVSANRWMQTHSQLKGDELAAQVDQQYWDASVKALTEFPAVLSNMDENVVWTSSLGDAYLSQPQQVMAAIQALRQRARAAGNLQANAQQTVTSDGDLISIAPAAPDVVYVPEYDPSLVYGAPVAAWPGWYPYTSLYLGGPGIVFGTGCELGYSGGYGWGWHHWSPDWHRRTVTFHHSPYVWHDRSLADVERELHGRDSFNHPMDSLGQQGSFGDHGLYGQHGPSGEHGVYSGHESFVGPTTPIRSAPLQAGVQPHAILGAGRGRFGGVHQTGFGHAAFGAGRSGLSAMGHFGGGDSGAGAHGGSGRG; this is encoded by the coding sequence ATGAAGTTGCCCAAACGGATCGTTTTATTCCTCGTGTCTCCGTGCATCGCCTACGGAGTAGTGGGCCATGCGTTTGCGGACCAGGACAATCCGGCGCCGATGTCGTCATCCACCGCCTTGCAACGCAGCCCCGATGAGTTGCAACAACTCGTCGCGCCCATTGCGCTGTATCCCGATACGCTGGTTGCACAGATCCTTGCGGCAGCAACTCACCTCGCGGAGGTGGTCTCGGCGAACCGCTGGATGCAAACGCATTCGCAACTGAAAGGCGACGAACTGGCCGCCCAGGTGGATCAGCAGTACTGGGATGCCAGCGTCAAGGCGCTCACCGAATTTCCGGCGGTGTTGAGTAACATGGATGAGAACGTGGTCTGGACATCGTCGCTTGGCGATGCATACCTGAGCCAGCCGCAGCAGGTGATGGCCGCCATACAGGCGTTGCGTCAGCGGGCGCGGGCGGCGGGCAACCTTCAGGCCAACGCACAGCAAACGGTCACGTCCGACGGGGACCTGATCAGCATCGCGCCGGCCGCACCCGACGTCGTGTACGTGCCCGAATACGACCCATCGCTCGTCTATGGCGCGCCGGTGGCGGCATGGCCAGGCTGGTATCCGTACACGAGCCTCTACCTGGGCGGCCCGGGGATCGTGTTCGGTACTGGATGCGAATTGGGGTACTCCGGTGGCTACGGATGGGGTTGGCACCACTGGAGTCCGGACTGGCATCGCCGGACGGTGACGTTCCATCACAGCCCATATGTGTGGCACGATCGCAGTCTCGCGGACGTCGAGCGTGAGTTGCATGGCCGCGACAGTTTCAATCATCCCATGGATTCATTGGGCCAGCAGGGATCTTTCGGTGACCACGGCCTGTATGGCCAGCATGGACCATCCGGCGAACATGGCGTGTACTCCGGGCACGAATCTTTCGTCGGGCCGACCACGCCTATTCGTTCGGCGCCCTTGCAGGCGGGCGTGCAACCCCACGCGATATTGGGGGCCGGTCGTGGCCGCTTTGGGGGCGTCCATCAGACAGGCTTCGGCCACGCGGCATTCGGCGCAGGACGTTCAGGCTTGAGCGCCATGGGACATTTCGGGGGCGGCGATTCGGGCGCGGGTGCGCATGGCGGAAGCGGCCGCGGATAG
- the ltaE gene encoding low-specificity L-threonine aldolase, with protein sequence MIDLRSDTVTRPSTAMLAAMSAAETGDDVWGDDPSVLRLQTAVAERAGKEAGLFFPSGTQANLAALMAHCERGDEYLVGQLAHTYKYEGGGAAVLGSIQPQPIENATDGTLPIDKIVAAIKPIDDHFARTRLLALENTIGGKVLPQEYVMQATALAKSRGLATHLDGARVFNAAIESGRPLAELGAPFDSISICFSKGLAAPVGSVLVGSGALIERSRRWRKMLGGGMRQSGVLAAACLYALQHNVERLDEDHRNAEYLARELGEVEEMRVQSQATNMVFVQIPETHCAALEMWLKERGILTQMLYASRFVTHRDVTRADIDTFVDAVKRYFAR encoded by the coding sequence ATGATTGACCTGCGTAGTGATACCGTCACTCGTCCCAGCACGGCGATGCTGGCTGCCATGAGTGCTGCCGAAACTGGCGACGACGTGTGGGGCGACGACCCGTCCGTCCTGCGCCTTCAGACCGCCGTCGCCGAACGCGCCGGCAAGGAAGCGGGCCTGTTCTTTCCAAGCGGCACGCAGGCCAATCTCGCCGCGCTGATGGCGCATTGCGAGCGCGGTGACGAGTACCTCGTCGGCCAACTCGCTCACACATACAAGTACGAAGGCGGTGGCGCGGCGGTGCTGGGCAGCATTCAGCCGCAGCCGATTGAGAATGCAACTGACGGCACCCTGCCCATCGACAAGATAGTCGCCGCGATCAAGCCAATCGACGATCATTTCGCGCGCACGCGCCTGCTGGCGCTCGAGAACACGATTGGCGGCAAGGTGCTCCCGCAGGAATACGTGATGCAAGCCACTGCGCTTGCGAAGAGCAGGGGACTGGCGACGCACCTGGACGGCGCACGCGTGTTCAACGCGGCCATCGAGTCGGGACGGCCGCTCGCCGAGTTGGGTGCGCCTTTCGATTCGATCTCGATCTGTTTTTCGAAAGGACTGGCAGCGCCGGTCGGTTCGGTGCTTGTGGGCAGCGGTGCGCTCATCGAGCGTTCGCGTCGCTGGCGCAAGATGCTCGGCGGCGGCATGCGCCAGTCGGGCGTTCTGGCGGCAGCCTGCCTTTATGCGCTGCAGCACAATGTCGAGCGCCTCGACGAGGATCACAGGAACGCCGAGTATCTTGCGCGCGAGCTTGGGGAAGTCGAAGAGATGCGCGTGCAGTCGCAGGCGACCAACATGGTGTTCGTGCAGATTCCCGAGACACATTGCGCAGCACTTGAGATGTGGCTCAAGGAGCGCGGTATCCTGACGCAGATGTTGTACGCATCGCGCTTTGTCACGCACCGGGACGTCACGCGCGCCGATATCGATACGTTTGTCGACGCCGTGAAGCGCTATTTCGCGCGCTAA
- a CDS encoding NAD(P)-dependent oxidoreductase produces MRIGFIGLGSMGSAIAKNLVESGHDVHVFNRSPERTESLRQAGANVAASPAQAAWLADVVFSMVADDAALTAVTRGETGIASGMRPGAIHISMSTISVAAARELADFHRQAGFGFVSAPVFGRPDAAAARKLFIMAAGADEHLKVAVPLLEQLGQSVGIVGTDPSHANLVKLIGNFMLSGIIEMLGEACAVAAKAGIEPSHLVELLTNTPFNSPAFRIYGSLIAKRQFQPAAFALPLGQKDNRLIMAAAEALGVPMPLANLVHDRFVTLRAQGYGAEHDWAAVGLCAQLDAGLGRMPEGV; encoded by the coding sequence ATGAGAATTGGATTTATTGGCCTTGGATCGATGGGCTCAGCGATTGCAAAGAATCTCGTCGAATCCGGGCATGACGTGCACGTATTTAACAGGAGTCCCGAGCGCACCGAGTCGTTGCGTCAGGCCGGAGCAAATGTGGCGGCCTCGCCTGCGCAGGCAGCCTGGTTGGCGGATGTCGTGTTTTCCATGGTGGCCGACGATGCGGCGCTCACCGCCGTCACTCGCGGCGAGACTGGCATTGCGTCGGGAATGCGGCCTGGTGCCATACATATCTCGATGAGCACGATCAGCGTGGCTGCAGCGCGCGAGCTTGCCGATTTTCATCGCCAGGCAGGGTTCGGGTTCGTTTCGGCTCCCGTATTCGGCAGGCCCGACGCGGCAGCGGCGCGCAAGCTCTTCATCATGGCGGCCGGCGCAGACGAGCATCTGAAGGTCGCAGTGCCATTGCTCGAACAGCTCGGCCAGTCGGTGGGGATTGTTGGCACCGACCCGTCTCACGCTAATCTGGTGAAGCTGATTGGCAATTTCATGCTCTCCGGCATTATCGAAATGCTTGGGGAGGCGTGCGCGGTCGCTGCAAAGGCGGGCATCGAACCGTCGCACCTCGTCGAATTGCTGACCAATACGCCCTTTAACTCACCAGCTTTCAGGATTTACGGATCGTTGATCGCAAAACGCCAATTTCAACCAGCCGCATTCGCACTGCCTCTCGGTCAGAAAGACAATCGTCTGATCATGGCTGCCGCGGAGGCACTTGGCGTCCCGATGCCCCTTGCCAACCTTGTTCACGATCGCTTCGTCACGTTGCGCGCGCAGGGCTATGGCGCGGAGCATGACTGGGCCGCGGTTGGCCTCTGCGCACAACTGGATGCGGGGCTCGGCCGTATGCCCGAGGGCGTCTGA
- a CDS encoding iron-containing alcohol dehydrogenase, with the protein MEHFTYHNPTRIIFGEGQIAALDAEIPRDATVLITSGGGSIKRNGVLEEVEDALGERKHFVFEGIEPNPTYETLMKAVALAREKKVDFLLAVGGGSVIDGTKFIAAALKFDGEAWDILAKQVPVHDAVPFGCVLTLPATGSEMNNGGVISHRAKGDKLPFRSDATYPRFSVLDPTTTFSLPPRQIANGVVDAFVHVVEQYLTYPVQAKVQDRFAEGLLLTLKEVGPEAMANPHDYDVRANVMWAATLALNGLIGAGVPQDWATHMLGHEITALHGLDHAQTLAIVLPAMLEVRREEKRYKLLQYAERVWNIRDGSEDDRITAAIGATREFFERMTVKTHLSDYQIDGSSLEPLIAKLMEHGMTALGEHGDITPEVSRRVYQLAA; encoded by the coding sequence ATGGAACATTTTACTTACCACAACCCCACGAGAATCATCTTTGGCGAAGGCCAGATTGCTGCGCTCGACGCGGAGATCCCGCGCGACGCAACCGTGCTGATTACGAGTGGTGGCGGCAGCATCAAACGCAACGGAGTCCTCGAGGAAGTGGAAGACGCACTCGGTGAACGAAAGCACTTCGTATTCGAAGGTATCGAGCCGAACCCCACGTATGAAACACTCATGAAAGCCGTCGCGCTTGCCCGCGAAAAAAAGGTCGATTTCCTGCTCGCGGTGGGCGGCGGATCGGTCATCGACGGAACGAAATTCATCGCGGCGGCGCTCAAATTCGACGGCGAGGCCTGGGACATCCTTGCGAAGCAGGTACCGGTGCACGATGCGGTGCCGTTCGGTTGTGTCTTGACGCTGCCGGCCACAGGCTCCGAAATGAACAACGGAGGCGTGATCAGCCATCGCGCGAAAGGGGACAAGCTGCCGTTTCGCAGCGATGCGACCTATCCGCGTTTTTCAGTGCTCGACCCGACGACGACCTTTTCGCTGCCGCCGAGGCAGATCGCGAACGGCGTGGTGGACGCATTTGTCCACGTCGTCGAGCAATACCTTACCTATCCGGTTCAAGCGAAGGTGCAGGATCGCTTTGCCGAAGGTCTGTTGCTCACGTTGAAGGAGGTGGGCCCAGAAGCCATGGCGAATCCCCACGACTACGACGTGCGAGCCAATGTCATGTGGGCGGCCACGCTTGCACTGAACGGGCTGATCGGGGCGGGCGTGCCGCAAGACTGGGCCACGCACATGCTGGGTCACGAAATCACCGCGCTTCACGGGCTCGACCACGCGCAAACGCTGGCAATCGTGCTGCCTGCCATGCTCGAGGTGCGCAGGGAGGAGAAGCGGTACAAGCTGCTTCAATACGCCGAGCGTGTCTGGAATATCAGGGATGGGAGTGAGGACGACCGCATCACCGCGGCGATTGGCGCGACGCGTGAGTTCTTTGAACGTATGACCGTCAAGACGCACTTGAGCGATTACCAGATTGACGGCAGTTCGCTCGAGCCCTTGATCGCCAAGCTGATGGAGCACGGCATGACGGCGCTGGGAGAACACGGAGATATCACTCCAGAAGTAAGCCGACGTGTCTATCAGCTCGCGGCGTAA
- a CDS encoding M20 aminoacylase family protein has product MTFIVDTNETVVDADLVADMKSWRQKLHAHPETAFEEVSTATLVASVLRDLGYDVSERVGKTGVVGTLERGNGPALALRADMDALPMIELNDYAHRSRNPGKMHACGHDGHTAMLLGAAALLKRDEDWSGTVHLIFQPAEEVAGGGKVMIEDGLFERFPCDAVFGMHNWPGLPLGAFAINDSAMMASFDTFEINVAGKGSHAAMPEEGIDALVCASHIVVALQSIVSRRLSPKESAVVSVTQIHGGESWNVLPDRAVIRGTVRCLSSEVQAKICALLEEISTTTATAHGARASFVYHEGYPATVNAARATRVALCAARRTVGNESVVFGCQPSMASEDFAYMAREKPGAYIWIGVDGETASAPLHNPYYDFNDDALAIGAAYWVNVVKAFADAA; this is encoded by the coding sequence ATGACATTCATAGTTGATACAAATGAAACGGTGGTTGATGCCGATCTGGTCGCCGACATGAAATCGTGGCGGCAAAAATTGCACGCGCACCCCGAAACGGCGTTCGAGGAAGTATCGACTGCGACGCTGGTGGCATCGGTGTTGCGGGATCTCGGTTACGACGTGTCCGAAAGAGTCGGCAAAACAGGCGTGGTCGGCACGCTTGAACGCGGCAACGGCCCCGCGCTCGCGTTGCGGGCAGACATGGATGCGCTGCCGATGATCGAACTCAACGACTATGCTCATCGATCGCGCAATCCCGGCAAGATGCACGCGTGTGGGCACGACGGTCACACGGCGATGCTACTGGGCGCCGCGGCGCTGCTCAAGCGCGACGAGGACTGGAGCGGCACGGTTCACCTGATCTTCCAGCCAGCCGAGGAAGTGGCGGGTGGCGGCAAGGTAATGATCGAGGATGGCTTGTTCGAGCGCTTCCCTTGCGATGCCGTCTTCGGAATGCACAACTGGCCCGGACTGCCATTGGGCGCATTCGCAATCAACGACTCGGCGATGATGGCGTCCTTCGACACGTTCGAGATTAACGTTGCAGGCAAGGGTTCGCATGCCGCGATGCCGGAGGAGGGAATCGATGCGCTCGTTTGTGCGAGCCACATTGTCGTCGCGCTTCAATCGATTGTGAGCCGGCGGTTGTCGCCTAAAGAGTCCGCCGTGGTCAGTGTCACACAGATCCATGGCGGCGAGTCGTGGAACGTCCTGCCCGATCGTGCCGTGATACGCGGTACCGTTCGCTGCCTGTCGAGCGAAGTTCAGGCGAAGATCTGCGCTTTGCTGGAGGAAATCAGCACGACGACCGCCACGGCACACGGCGCGCGCGCATCCTTCGTGTACCACGAAGGCTACCCGGCGACCGTCAACGCAGCACGTGCCACACGGGTCGCTCTCTGCGCCGCGCGCAGGACCGTTGGCAACGAATCCGTGGTCTTCGGCTGCCAGCCGTCAATGGCGTCGGAAGACTTCGCGTATATGGCGCGGGAGAAGCCGGGCGCATACATCTGGATTGGCGTAGATGGCGAAACCGCGAGTGCGCCCCTCCACAACCCCTATTACGACTTCAACGACGACGCGCTTGCCATCGGCGCGGCGTATTGGGTCAACGTCGTAAAGGCGTTTGCCGATGCGGCATGA
- a CDS encoding NIPSNAP family protein has translation MLVEMRTYQIVPGKVAEFLTFYERNGLHIISLYARLQGCWTKESGTLNSVVFCWAYDSYAHRAEQRSKLACDPEWLAFTPRMLPYLVHQESVFLAPAPFSPAV, from the coding sequence ATGTTGGTTGAAATGCGCACATACCAGATTGTGCCCGGTAAGGTCGCCGAATTTCTCACCTTTTATGAACGCAATGGACTCCACATCATCTCGCTGTATGCGCGACTGCAAGGGTGCTGGACAAAGGAGTCAGGCACGCTGAACTCCGTTGTGTTCTGCTGGGCTTACGACAGTTACGCGCATCGCGCCGAGCAACGTTCAAAACTCGCATGCGATCCAGAGTGGCTGGCATTTACGCCGCGCATGTTGCCTTATCTCGTGCATCAAGAGTCGGTGTTTCTCGCGCCGGCGCCGTTTAGTCCGGCAGTGTGA
- a CDS encoding SRPBCC family protein, producing the protein MKLTDMCMLPVRPAAVWAALNDPRVLEAVLPGCESLHMVDERHFEAKVQARVGPVSATFRGAVELTDLEPPHAYTIIGHGNAGAAGFAKVNARVRLEAQGDATLLIYDADVEVGGKLMSVGARLIQSAAARQLEAFFDAFRAHIEQGAVRDSSVQYPALDGMAALPAASHDAAAVEQARTTTTACADPRSGVGSSTTSTPRTAWANYVVTGVAAGVAGLVIGFVLAHGF; encoded by the coding sequence ATGAAGTTGACCGACATGTGCATGCTGCCTGTGCGCCCGGCTGCGGTCTGGGCGGCACTGAATGATCCACGCGTTCTGGAGGCCGTGCTTCCCGGCTGCGAGTCGCTGCACATGGTCGATGAACGTCATTTCGAAGCGAAAGTGCAAGCGCGAGTCGGGCCGGTAAGCGCGACCTTTCGCGGTGCCGTCGAACTGACCGATCTGGAGCCGCCGCATGCCTATACGATTATCGGCCACGGAAATGCGGGCGCGGCGGGCTTCGCGAAGGTCAATGCACGCGTGAGGCTGGAGGCGCAGGGCGACGCGACGCTGCTGATCTACGATGCCGATGTCGAAGTGGGAGGGAAATTGATGAGCGTTGGCGCTCGCCTGATCCAGTCGGCCGCGGCGAGGCAACTCGAAGCGTTTTTCGACGCGTTTCGCGCGCACATCGAACAAGGCGCCGTGAGGGACTCATCGGTCCAATACCCAGCGCTTGACGGGATGGCCGCGTTGCCTGCGGCGTCGCACGACGCCGCTGCCGTCGAACAAGCACGAACGACCACTACAGCGTGTGCGGATCCGCGCAGCGGCGTTGGGTCGAGTACTACGAGCACGCCCCGTACAGCGTGGGCGAATTACGTTGTGACGGGCGTGGCGGCTGGTGTGGCCGGTCTGGTGATCGGCTTCGTACTCGCACACGGGTTTTGA
- a CDS encoding NAD(P)-dependent oxidoreductase, translated as MKEGVTLPAVGFIGLGIMGGAMASRLIAAGYSLHLYNRSREKAEPLVASGAQWHDTPGSVAVASDVVVTIVGMPDDVRALYLGSDGLIEHARPGTVLVDMTTSSPALAREIAGKGAARGVEVLDAPVSGGDVGARDGRLAIMVGGRAETLARVEPILRHLGANVVLQGGPGAGQHTKLCNQIVIASTLLGVCEGLAYAARAGLDPQTVLNSIGGGAAGSFQLNNLGPRIVRGDYAPGFMIEHFIKDMRIAAEEAALMGRELPGLELVRSMFRRLADAGHARSGTHALSRMYDTEPLK; from the coding sequence ATGAAAGAAGGCGTGACATTGCCGGCTGTTGGATTCATCGGCCTCGGCATCATGGGTGGCGCGATGGCTAGCAGGCTGATCGCGGCGGGCTATTCGCTGCATCTGTACAACCGTTCACGTGAGAAGGCCGAGCCGCTTGTGGCGTCCGGCGCTCAATGGCACGACACACCGGGCTCCGTTGCGGTGGCATCCGACGTCGTCGTGACAATCGTTGGCATGCCTGATGATGTGCGCGCGCTGTACCTCGGTAGCGATGGTTTGATTGAGCACGCGCGGCCGGGCACGGTGCTGGTCGATATGACGACTTCCAGCCCCGCACTGGCGCGCGAGATTGCCGGCAAAGGCGCCGCGCGCGGTGTCGAAGTGCTCGACGCACCCGTATCTGGCGGAGACGTCGGCGCGCGCGATGGCCGCCTCGCAATCATGGTTGGCGGAAGGGCCGAGACGCTGGCGCGCGTCGAGCCGATCCTGCGCCACCTGGGTGCGAATGTCGTGCTGCAAGGCGGCCCGGGTGCAGGCCAGCACACCAAGCTGTGCAATCAGATTGTGATCGCTTCGACGCTCCTCGGCGTTTGCGAGGGTCTTGCGTACGCGGCACGCGCAGGGCTCGATCCACAGACGGTCCTCAACTCGATCGGCGGCGGTGCCGCGGGTAGCTTCCAGTTGAACAATCTCGGGCCGCGCATCGTGCGTGGGGACTATGCACCGGGCTTCATGATCGAACACTTCATCAAGGACATGCGCATAGCGGCCGAGGAAGCGGCACTGATGGGGCGGGAATTGCCGGGCCTGGAACTCGTACGCTCGATGTTCCGGCGTCTCGCCGACGCCGGCCACGCGCGCTCGGGAACCCATGCGCTGTCCAGAATGTATGACACGGAGCCGCTCAAATGA